The Zavarzinia compransoris genome has a segment encoding these proteins:
- a CDS encoding alpha/beta fold hydrolase — protein sequence METIRVAANGLDFEVDQAGSGDKFALLLHGFPESKFSWRAQIPVFAERGYTVWAPNLRGYGNTTRPAGRSNYTLDHLTEDVAGLIDAARARGIKGPVTLVAHDWGGAIAWAFVLRGLRPLERFVILNMPHPVPFFKALKTFAQLRRSWYMFFFQLPWLPELFLGARGAKAVGDAFRGMAVDKSRFPDEVLAEYRKNALKPGALTAMLNYYRANIRIGGAKLPPAPVVEVPTLMIWGEADTALGKETTYGTDKLVKDLTLRYLPAVSHWVQQEAPETVNAMIAAWLDGKTVPEARDIVHTGEAARPATA from the coding sequence ATGGAAACCATCCGGGTGGCCGCCAACGGCCTGGATTTCGAGGTCGATCAGGCCGGCAGCGGCGATAAATTCGCCCTGCTGCTGCACGGTTTCCCCGAGTCGAAATTTTCCTGGCGGGCCCAGATCCCCGTCTTCGCCGAGCGCGGCTATACGGTCTGGGCGCCGAACCTGCGCGGCTACGGCAATACCACGCGGCCGGCCGGCCGGTCCAATTACACCCTGGACCACCTGACCGAGGATGTCGCCGGCCTGATCGACGCGGCCCGCGCCCGCGGCATCAAGGGGCCGGTGACCCTGGTCGCCCACGACTGGGGCGGCGCCATCGCCTGGGCCTTCGTGCTGCGCGGGCTGCGGCCGCTGGAGCGCTTCGTGATCCTGAACATGCCGCACCCGGTGCCCTTCTTCAAGGCGCTGAAGACCTTCGCCCAGTTGCGCCGGTCCTGGTACATGTTCTTCTTCCAGCTGCCATGGCTGCCCGAGCTTTTCCTCGGCGCGCGGGGCGCCAAGGCGGTGGGCGATGCTTTCCGCGGCATGGCGGTGGACAAGAGCCGCTTCCCCGACGAGGTGCTGGCGGAATACCGGAAGAATGCCCTGAAGCCGGGCGCGCTCACCGCCATGCTCAATTACTACCGCGCCAATATCAGGATCGGCGGCGCCAAGCTGCCGCCCGCGCCGGTGGTCGAGGTGCCGACCCTGATGATCTGGGGCGAGGCCGATACCGCGCTCGGCAAGGAAACCACCTATGGCACCGATAAATTGGTGAAGGACCTGACCCTGCGCTATCTGCCCGCCGTCTCCCATTGGGTGCAGCAGGAGGCGCCGGAAACGGTGAACGCCATGATCGCCGCCTGGCTGGACGGCAAAACGGTGCCGGAAGCGCGCGATATCGTCCATACGGGCGAGGCGGCGAGGCCGGCGACCGCCTAA
- a CDS encoding nuclear transport factor 2 family protein: MADTIESLARRLRQVEDKLEILELKHRYWRACDRKQPEIVRDCFRPDAVIDAAFLGVHEGRDSFVGLFEMVGCRDAIIDMHHGQNPVIAFDGEDRAQGTWDLYFFQINLETRGTSQVAGYYEDDYVRVDGRWWIARSAFRVTSTLMSEVDEAGAGRVTLFGR, encoded by the coding sequence ATGGCCGATACAATCGAAAGCCTGGCGCGCCGCCTGCGCCAGGTCGAGGACAAGCTCGAGATCCTGGAACTCAAGCACCGCTACTGGCGCGCCTGCGACCGCAAGCAGCCGGAGATCGTCCGCGACTGCTTCCGCCCCGATGCGGTGATCGATGCCGCCTTCCTCGGCGTGCACGAGGGGCGCGACTCCTTCGTCGGCCTGTTCGAGATGGTCGGCTGCCGCGATGCCATCATCGACATGCACCACGGCCAGAACCCGGTGATCGCCTTCGACGGCGAGGACCGGGCCCAGGGCACCTGGGACCTCTATTTCTTCCAGATCAACCTGGAGACCCGCGGTACCTCCCAGGTCGCGGGCTATTACGAGGACGACTACGTCCGCGTCGACGGGCGCTGGTGGATCGCCCGCTCCGCCTTCCGCGTCACCTCGACGCTGATGAGCGAGGTGGACGAGGCGGGCGCCGGCCGGGTCACCCTGTTCGGGCGCTGA